A region of the Kribbella sp. NBC_01245 genome:
CCGGGTGAGACCAGCCGGCTGGTGCACGCACGACTGCTCGACCGCACCATCGACCTGGCCGGCCGGACGTACGTCGCGATGGGCGTCGGCCTCGGCGTGGAAGCCGTCATCGCCGGTGAGGTCGGCGCTGCGGAGATCGTTGCCGTCGACATCGATCCAGAAAGTGTCACAGCTGCCGCCGCGCATTTTCGCCGTATACATGGGGATTCGCCCGCACTGAAGCCGATCGTGTCCGACCTGTTCGAGGCCGTACCGGACGGGCCGTACGACGTGATCACCTTCAACCCGCCGGCCGTGGCGGAGCGAGTGACGGAGGATCCCGTTGCCGTGCGCAACTTCTGCGTCGGTGCCACCATCGCGACCCGGTTCTTCGACCAGATCGTGGCGCGGGATCTGCTCGCGCCCGACGGCGAGATCTTCCTGATCGTGTCGAATACGGCCGATCTCCGCGGCATCGCGCGGTACGCGGTACAGGAGGGGTTCCGGCTGGAGGTGGTCCATCACGAGGACTGGCCAGGGGATGACGTCGAGACCTTCCTGTTCCGGGTGACGCGATGAACGCACGACCGGCAGTGCTGTACGACCATCTGGCCGAGGCGATCAAGGATCCCGACGCCGTCCGGGTCGGGGATGACCTGATCTGCCTGCGGTTCGAGACGATGAAGGTCTACTCCGCGCTCGGCGCCGTCCGGCATCTGCTGGACACCGGCGTCGTCAGCCCGGGGGACACCCTGATCGACAGCTCGAGCGGCATCTACGCGCACGCGCTCGCGCTGGCCTGTCACCGGTACGGCATGAGGTGTCACATCGTCGGATCGACCACGGTGGACCGGACGTTGCGGATCCAGCTGGAGATCCTCGGCGCGACGGTCGAGCAGGTGCCGTCGTCGAACAACCTGCAGCTGGACCAGAACCTGCGCGTCCGCCGGATCGGGGAGATCCTGCGCGCCAATCCGTCGTACCACTGGATGCGGCAGTACCACGACGACATCCACTACCTCGGCTATTCGGCCGTCGCCGAGCTGGTCGGCAAACTCGTGCCGACCGGTCCGCTGTGCCTCGTCGGTGGCGTGGGCACGGGCGCGTCGACCGGTGCCATCGCGCAGTACCTCCGCGACCGCGGGCGTGACGTGAACCTGGTCGGCGTACAGCCGTTCGGCAGCATCACGTTCGGGGCCGAGAAGACGTGCGATCCGGACATGATCATCGCGGGCATCGGCAGCTCGATCGAGTTCCGGAACGTGCGGCACGAGTTGTACGACCGGCTGCACTGGGTCTCCTTCGAGTACGCGATGTCGGCCGCGGTCGACCTGTTGCGGTCGAGTGGCGTGTTCGCGGGGTTGTCTGCGGGGGCGGCGTATTTGTCCGCGCAGTGGGAGCACGCGTGCGACTCGTCGCGGAAACACGTGTTCATCGCGGCGGACACCGGCAATCGGTACGCCGAGTCGGCTTTCTCCCGTCATGCCGAGGCTTTCTCGATGGACGCGATGCGGCCGCGCGAGATCACCTCGCTGGACGACCTGGCCGTGCCGTGGTCCGCGATGTCCTGGGAGCGTCGCGGACCGGGCCTGCTGGCCGGTGCCCAAGTCGCCGAGGGAGTGCGTTCTTGAGGACGTCTTTGCATTCATTCGTCGGAATCCGCCCTCCGACCACAGCGTGCATGTGCAGGTCCGCCGGCGGGGGAGGGCGGATTCCGACGAATGAATGCAAAGACGCTGGGCGGGCCGCCACGGAGAGTGTACTTATGCGACCTAGTCGCACTAAACTGAACCCCGACAACTATCGGGGAATGGTGCGCGTGACGGGTTTTCGCTTACTGACGGGGCTTTTCGGGCCTGCGGAGGTGGAGCGGCTGCGCGCCGTGGCGGAGACCGTGCACAACGAGGTGGTCGCCGCGGCCGAATCCGGCGAGACCGAGCTGACGGTCTGGCCGGATGGTCACCGGCTGGAGCGGGTTCGCGGTACCACCGTGCACTGGGAGCCCGATGCGCCGGGCAAGGCGGTGCGCAGTCTCGCGCCCGTCTCCCAGCTCCACCCCGCGCTCGAGGCGTTGTGGACCGAGCCGCGGCTGACCGAGCCGATGAGCTCCTTGCTGGGTGTGGATCGGGTCGGGCCGTTCGTCTCGAAGTTGAACTTCAAGCGAGCTGGAGTCGGCTCGGAGTTCGCGTGGCACCAGGACTTCCCGTACTGGTACTGCTGCGCCGGGGACGCGGCGTACGACGTTGCCACGGCCATCGTGATGCTGGACGACAACTCGGCGGCAAACGGCGCGATGACGCTGATCCCGGGCAGCGCATTGAACGGTCCGGCCCGGCGTGATCCGCTGGAGCCGACCGGCCTGCTGGTCGACCCGCTGTCCGTCGACGTGGAGCTGGCGGTGACCGTCGAGGCGCCGGCCGGGTCGGTGCTGATGTTCCCGGGGCTGATGGTGCATCGGTCCGCGCCGAACCTGACCGCCTCGGACCGGCGGTCGTTGCTGTACTGCTTCCAGCCTGCCGGACGGGCGGAGCTTTCGACGTTCACCTACAACGCCGAGAGGCTGGCCGACCTGCGATGAAGACCGTTGCCGAACTCACCGATGCCGTTCTGTCCGGGGCGTATGGCCCGGACCCCGCCGATTTGCCCGTGATCAGCGCGTTTTGGTTGCATCACACCACCCGTCTGCCCGGTGCGGACGTGACCTATCGCAACTACTACGTGTTGTTGCGGGTCGGCGACGCCTTTGGCGCTTGCTCATTCGAGGCGGGCGAGCTTGATCCGTCGTCCTGCGCGGACGCCTCGGGCATGCCGCTCGCCTCGCTGATCGAGTCCGCGCCGGCGCCGGTCCGAATCGCCGCGCTCGACGCCTACCTGGCCTCGGTGGACCCACATCACCTCGCTGCTGGTGCGACCGAGATCGTGTTGCCGGCCGGGCCGCCGGACGTGCGCGCGAAGGCCCGGGATGCGGCTGTTGCCGGTTTGCTCGATATCCAGCCCGGTACGAAGGTGGCGTTGATCGGCGTGGTGAACCCGTTGGTCGACGCGATCACCGCTTTGGGTGGCGAGTGTTTGCCGTGCGATTTCAACCTCGCGGTGACGGCCTCGGGGTTGCCGGTTTCCCGCGATATGACGGCAGTTCTCGACCAGGCCGATGCCGTCGTCGCGACCGGAATGACCTTGAGCAACGGCAGTTTCGACGTTCTGCTTGATCGTTGCCTGCAGCAAGGAATGCCGTTGGCCGTCTATGCTCAGACCGGTAGCGCGGTGGCGCGCGCGTTCCTCGGTCACGGGGTGACCGCCTTGTCGGCGGAGCCCTTTCCGTTCTCCCAGTTCAGCGCGCGCCCAAGCAGCTTGTATCGCTATGTCCAATCTTCCGCTTAGGACGGAGTTGTCCTCATCGTGAGCACTGACCACCTGCAAGGCCGGAGCGCCCCTCCGGTCGATGTAGTCCCGCCGGACCTGCGGATGGCCCGCAGGCTCTGGCCGTTCCTCTTGGCGGCAGCCGTGAGTCTGCTGCCGTTCACCGTGTTCAGCACCTTCCTGGTGCCCATCGCGGCCGCGACCGGCGGCAGCGTGGCAGAGATCGGCGGGCTGCGGGGGCTCGGCGGACTGGCCGCACTGCTGGTCGGCGTGGCCATCGCGCCACTGCTCGACCGGATGGCTCGCGAGCTCGTAGCGGCGTACGGCCTTGCATTGCTGGGCATTTCGTCGCTATTGGGTGCTATTGGCAACATCTTCGCTCTTGCCGCCTTCTGCTTGCTGGTTGGCGCGGCCACGTCGGTGCTCGGGCCTTCGGTTGGTGCCGCGGCGGCTGATCGGTTCAAGTCGCAGGCCGCGGCCGGTCGGGCGGCAACGTTGGTCACGGCAACTACTTCGATGACCGCGATGCTGGCCGCGCCGGTGATCGCCGTGCCCGCGTTGTTGTGGGGTTGGCGAGGAAATCTCGTCGGCGTCGCCGTCGTCTCGCTTGCGTTGTCCGGCGCCTTCTTCTGGCGGGGTCGCGGCCGGAAGGCGCCCGCTATGGCGAACGGCCGGATCGGCTACATCGCGTCGTACCGGGCGCTCGGACGGATCTCAGGCGCAGTGCCGTTGCTCATCGTCGCGATGCTCCGAACGGCCGCGTTTATGGGCTATCTGGCGTATTTGGCCGCGTTCTACGACGAGCGGTTCGACCTGACGCCGGGGTTGTTCGCCCTGGTGTGGACTCTGAGTGGCGCGGCGTTCTTCTTCGGCAACCTGCTGTCCGGGCGTTACATCGCGATGGACCGGCCGTGGATCGGGCCGGAGCGGATGCTGGTGCTCGCCCTCGGCGTGGCCTTGCTGAGCGTGGTGGCGTTCTACTTCGCGCAGACCCTGCCGCTGGCCTTGTTGCTCACGGCAATGATGGGCGCGAGCCATGCCGCCGTGGCCGCGTGCGTAACCACTTTGCTGGTACGTCGAAGCGGCGATCTGCGCGGTTCCGCCCTTGGTGTGAACGCCGCCGGGATGAGCCTCGGCGTCTTCCTCGGCGCCGGCAGTGGTGGGCTCGGCCTCGGTCTCGGCGGCTACCCGGGTACGGCCGTTGCCTTCGGCACCATCACGTTGATCGCGGTTTGCGCGGCGCTTCGAGTGCGACCGCCCGCGCATTGAGGTGACGCCGCTCCGGCTGGCTGGTGGTCAGTCGCGCGGCCTTGAGGTAATGCTCGCGCGCTTCCTGGAGTTCACCCGCTTGCTCCAGGAAGTGCGCGCGGGCGGTCTCGAGCCGATGGTGGTTGGCCAGGCGCGGGTCTTTGCCGAGCTCGTCGAGGAGGTCGAGCCCGGCCTTGGGGCCAAGGACCCGCGCGACGGCGACGGCCCGATTGAGCTGGGCGATCGGATTGTCCGACAGCTTCAGCAGCAGGTCGTACAGCCCGACGATCTGCCGCCAATCGGTCGCGTCCGTCGTCTCGGCTTCGTCGTGCAAGGCCGCGATCGCCGCTTGCAACTGGTACGGGCCCAACGCCGTACGGCTCATTGCATCCGTGACCAGGGCGGTGCC
Encoded here:
- a CDS encoding MFS transporter — encoded protein: MSTDHLQGRSAPPVDVVPPDLRMARRLWPFLLAAAVSLLPFTVFSTFLVPIAAATGGSVAEIGGLRGLGGLAALLVGVAIAPLLDRMARELVAAYGLALLGISSLLGAIGNIFALAAFCLLVGAATSVLGPSVGAAAADRFKSQAAAGRAATLVTATTSMTAMLAAPVIAVPALLWGWRGNLVGVAVVSLALSGAFFWRGRGRKAPAMANGRIGYIASYRALGRISGAVPLLIVAMLRTAAFMGYLAYLAAFYDERFDLTPGLFALVWTLSGAAFFFGNLLSGRYIAMDRPWIGPERMLVLALGVALLSVVAFYFAQTLPLALLLTAMMGASHAAVAACVTTLLVRRSGDLRGSALGVNAAGMSLGVFLGAGSGGLGLGLGGYPGTAVAFGTITLIAVCAALRVRPPAH
- a CDS encoding pyridoxal-phosphate dependent enzyme, which gives rise to MNARPAVLYDHLAEAIKDPDAVRVGDDLICLRFETMKVYSALGAVRHLLDTGVVSPGDTLIDSSSGIYAHALALACHRYGMRCHIVGSTTVDRTLRIQLEILGATVEQVPSSNNLQLDQNLRVRRIGEILRANPSYHWMRQYHDDIHYLGYSAVAELVGKLVPTGPLCLVGGVGTGASTGAIAQYLRDRGRDVNLVGVQPFGSITFGAEKTCDPDMIIAGIGSSIEFRNVRHELYDRLHWVSFEYAMSAAVDLLRSSGVFAGLSAGAAYLSAQWEHACDSSRKHVFIAADTGNRYAESAFSRHAEAFSMDAMRPREITSLDDLAVPWSAMSWERRGPGLLAGAQVAEGVRS
- a CDS encoding methyltransferase encodes the protein MTELSIESLPATLSVAEIRAVNPPRPELHTHRTYQWNGWDFDLPPGVFQPGETSRLVHARLLDRTIDLAGRTYVAMGVGLGVEAVIAGEVGAAEIVAVDIDPESVTAAAAHFRRIHGDSPALKPIVSDLFEAVPDGPYDVITFNPPAVAERVTEDPVAVRNFCVGATIATRFFDQIVARDLLAPDGEIFLIVSNTADLRGIARYAVQEGFRLEVVHHEDWPGDDVETFLFRVTR
- a CDS encoding Rossmann-like domain-containing protein codes for the protein MKTVAELTDAVLSGAYGPDPADLPVISAFWLHHTTRLPGADVTYRNYYVLLRVGDAFGACSFEAGELDPSSCADASGMPLASLIESAPAPVRIAALDAYLASVDPHHLAAGATEIVLPAGPPDVRAKARDAAVAGLLDIQPGTKVALIGVVNPLVDAITALGGECLPCDFNLAVTASGLPVSRDMTAVLDQADAVVATGMTLSNGSFDVLLDRCLQQGMPLAVYAQTGSAVARAFLGHGVTALSAEPFPFSQFSARPSSLYRYVQSSA
- a CDS encoding phytanoyl-CoA dioxygenase family protein; amino-acid sequence: MTGFRLLTGLFGPAEVERLRAVAETVHNEVVAAAESGETELTVWPDGHRLERVRGTTVHWEPDAPGKAVRSLAPVSQLHPALEALWTEPRLTEPMSSLLGVDRVGPFVSKLNFKRAGVGSEFAWHQDFPYWYCCAGDAAYDVATAIVMLDDNSAANGAMTLIPGSALNGPARRDPLEPTGLLVDPLSVDVELAVTVEAPAGSVLMFPGLMVHRSAPNLTASDRRSLLYCFQPAGRAELSTFTYNAERLADLR